Proteins found in one Amycolatopsis umgeniensis genomic segment:
- a CDS encoding TIGR02680 family protein: protein MTVTRWIPSRAGILNIWRYYDEIFEFHDGRLLLRGPNGSGKSKALELLLPFLFDASLRANRLSTFGTSERSMHWNLMGEGASGATRVGYVWLEFRMADDKWFTCGARLQASTHTSTVHADFFTTGLRVGDGLPLVNEAGQPLTKNALEETLGENGTVHTGAAEYRTEIRAKLFPTLSEQRYDALITALLQLRMPKLSQRLDPSLLSNLLSRALPPLGQQEIADLAEGFERLDAQRERLGSLETEVDATRALAARQKTYAQRVLRAGAANLIAATTELDELASAARRSAEEYDEIAASKEASEERAAKLEKDVEETEARLSGLTESESYQKGQELDKLRQRTVSAREQAETLRADAVRLRTEADADGERSRAAHQVAKRQADLVRSQETEVRAAATRANLAGVHDELVAGLGGAARLRPLLQAAVRGKRDQVETVGRALDKHERAVGRRHQAEAELDRARSDFSAAQEKLDLTTATRELALSDLRTRLAEWAIGCRELRFPDVEALVREAEAEVALLGRVSVVAETVLEDIVRQEAATGAALSAARAEHDELLVEAGVLETEDVLTPASPPTRTADRTEMRGAPLWRLVDFAGSVPAGTHAGIEAALEGAGLLDAWVNSHGVVDGHDVLAETGTLPVASGRSLADVLVPEPDAGVAPAKVRRVLEVIAFDDELPSGPAAIGADGSWRMGSLSGSWTKEAPAYIGSSARLRARERRVAELRDEISGREKIIAELEGELAALRGRRELIKIERAARPGHEDLLAATQELTAAEADLTAVDSAVRHRETTVSALEIEAKTALHELTGQASENGLPTERTPLNALATALRTYSDQGENWLYEHANLLTATQRAGTFAEQADRAEANAARREDEASDAEAERTKLTAMLDAIEGTVGTGQREVLAEIDGLRAKLRGLADELRTVNREAKDLAVALGALGVRRTTDARAREDAASKQDAAALRFRKLATGVFPADGGIEDLPKFQATLSASDDVRAALDTARLVAAAWPSVPHAPSNLGEALHRLSEAVHTCRNTLSSRAELDLETDEDVQIFTAVVDGLRVGAAELLKILYAEAEQSRHEITGRESDLFDKTLTGETRRHLAARIRQANDLVDGMNARLERVRTASRVAVRLVWQVSPDLPPGTKTARDLLLKDPDELTTEDRASLHKFFRERVEQAKADDTATSWEQQLAQVFDYTSWHRFVVKVDRANGAGWQLLTKKLHGALSGGEKAIALHLPLFAAVAAHYQAVPEAPRVILLDEVFVGVDTTNRGQVFGLLSALDLDLMLTSDHEWCTYAELGGVGIHQLITGGDGDDAVTTARFTWNGHDLLPAGH, encoded by the coding sequence GTGACCGTGACGAGGTGGATCCCGTCCCGCGCGGGCATCCTCAACATCTGGCGCTACTACGACGAGATCTTCGAGTTCCACGACGGGCGCCTGCTGCTGCGCGGCCCCAACGGGAGCGGGAAGTCCAAGGCGCTGGAGCTGCTGCTGCCGTTCCTGTTCGACGCGAGCCTGCGCGCCAACCGGCTGTCGACCTTCGGCACGAGCGAGCGCAGCATGCACTGGAACCTGATGGGCGAGGGTGCTTCCGGCGCCACCCGTGTCGGGTACGTGTGGCTCGAATTCCGCATGGCCGACGACAAGTGGTTCACCTGCGGCGCGCGGCTTCAGGCCAGTACGCACACCAGCACGGTGCACGCCGATTTCTTCACCACCGGGCTGCGCGTCGGCGACGGTCTGCCGCTGGTCAACGAGGCAGGCCAGCCGCTGACCAAGAACGCGCTGGAAGAGACCCTCGGCGAGAACGGGACGGTGCACACGGGCGCCGCCGAATACCGCACCGAGATCCGCGCGAAACTGTTCCCCACCCTGAGCGAGCAGCGGTACGACGCGCTGATCACCGCGCTCCTCCAGCTGCGGATGCCCAAACTCTCGCAGCGGCTCGACCCGAGCCTGCTGTCCAACCTGCTGTCCCGCGCGCTCCCGCCGTTGGGGCAGCAGGAGATCGCGGATCTCGCCGAGGGCTTCGAGCGGCTGGACGCGCAGCGCGAACGGCTGGGTTCGCTGGAGACCGAGGTCGACGCGACCCGCGCGCTCGCCGCGCGGCAGAAGACCTACGCCCAGCGTGTCCTGCGCGCGGGCGCCGCGAATCTCATCGCCGCGACCACCGAACTCGACGAGCTCGCCTCGGCCGCCCGCCGTTCGGCCGAGGAGTACGACGAGATCGCCGCGAGCAAGGAAGCCTCCGAGGAACGGGCGGCGAAGCTCGAAAAGGACGTCGAGGAGACCGAGGCCCGCCTTTCCGGGCTGACCGAATCCGAGTCGTACCAAAAGGGCCAGGAACTCGACAAGCTGCGGCAGCGCACGGTTTCCGCGCGAGAACAGGCGGAAACGCTCCGCGCGGACGCCGTCAGGCTGCGTACCGAAGCGGATGCCGATGGAGAACGATCGCGAGCGGCGCACCAGGTCGCGAAGCGGCAGGCCGACCTCGTCCGCTCGCAGGAGACCGAGGTCCGTGCCGCCGCGACCCGCGCGAATCTGGCCGGCGTGCACGACGAACTCGTCGCCGGATTGGGCGGGGCGGCCCGGCTCCGTCCGCTGCTGCAGGCCGCCGTCCGGGGTAAGCGCGACCAGGTCGAGACCGTCGGCCGGGCGCTGGACAAGCACGAGCGCGCCGTCGGCCGCCGTCACCAGGCCGAAGCGGAACTGGATCGGGCGAGGTCGGATTTCTCGGCCGCGCAGGAGAAACTGGATCTCACGACGGCGACCCGCGAACTCGCGCTGAGCGATCTGCGCACCCGGCTCGCCGAATGGGCGATCGGCTGCCGTGAGCTGCGCTTCCCCGACGTGGAAGCGCTCGTGCGGGAAGCCGAAGCGGAAGTCGCGCTGCTGGGCAGGGTCAGCGTGGTCGCCGAGACCGTGCTGGAGGACATCGTCCGGCAGGAGGCGGCGACCGGTGCCGCGCTGTCCGCCGCGCGCGCCGAACACGACGAACTCCTCGTCGAGGCGGGCGTGCTCGAAACGGAGGACGTCCTCACCCCCGCGTCGCCACCCACCCGGACGGCGGACCGGACAGAGATGCGCGGCGCGCCTCTGTGGCGGTTGGTCGATTTCGCCGGCTCAGTCCCCGCGGGCACGCACGCCGGGATCGAAGCCGCGCTCGAAGGCGCCGGTCTTCTGGACGCCTGGGTGAACTCCCACGGTGTCGTCGACGGCCACGACGTACTCGCGGAAACCGGGACGCTGCCGGTGGCCTCCGGCCGTTCGCTCGCCGACGTCCTCGTTCCGGAACCCGACGCGGGAGTCGCCCCGGCGAAGGTCCGGCGGGTGCTGGAAGTGATCGCCTTCGACGACGAACTCCCCAGCGGACCCGCCGCGATCGGTGCCGACGGCAGCTGGCGGATGGGGAGCCTTTCGGGCAGCTGGACGAAGGAAGCCCCCGCCTACATCGGTTCCTCCGCCCGCCTGCGGGCCAGGGAGCGCCGCGTCGCCGAGCTGCGGGACGAGATTTCCGGCCGCGAGAAGATCATCGCCGAGCTGGAGGGCGAACTGGCCGCGCTGCGGGGCAGGCGCGAGCTGATCAAGATCGAACGCGCCGCCCGTCCCGGCCACGAAGATCTTCTCGCCGCGACCCAGGAACTGACCGCGGCCGAGGCCGATCTGACCGCCGTCGACTCCGCCGTCCGGCACCGGGAAACCACCGTCTCCGCGCTCGAGATCGAGGCCAAAACCGCCCTGCACGAGCTGACCGGCCAGGCTTCCGAAAACGGGCTGCCGACCGAACGCACCCCGCTCAACGCGCTCGCCACGGCCCTGCGCACCTACTCCGACCAGGGCGAGAACTGGCTGTACGAGCACGCGAACCTGCTCACCGCGACCCAGCGGGCCGGGACCTTCGCCGAACAGGCCGACCGTGCGGAGGCGAACGCCGCCCGGCGCGAGGACGAGGCTTCCGACGCGGAGGCCGAACGCACCAAGCTCACCGCGATGCTCGACGCGATCGAGGGCACCGTCGGCACCGGCCAGCGTGAGGTGCTCGCCGAAATCGACGGCCTGCGCGCGAAACTGCGCGGACTCGCCGACGAGCTCCGCACCGTGAACCGCGAGGCCAAGGACCTGGCCGTGGCGTTGGGCGCACTCGGCGTCCGGCGCACGACCGACGCGCGGGCCCGCGAAGACGCTGCCTCGAAGCAGGACGCCGCCGCGCTCCGGTTCCGGAAACTCGCCACGGGCGTCTTCCCCGCGGACGGCGGGATCGAGGACCTGCCGAAGTTCCAGGCCACGTTGTCCGCCTCCGACGACGTGCGGGCGGCGCTCGACACGGCCCGGCTGGTGGCCGCGGCGTGGCCGTCCGTGCCGCATGCGCCGAGCAACCTCGGCGAGGCGCTGCACCGGCTTTCCGAGGCCGTGCACACCTGCCGGAACACGCTCAGCTCGCGGGCGGAACTCGATCTGGAGACCGACGAGGACGTCCAGATCTTCACCGCCGTCGTCGACGGGCTGCGGGTCGGCGCGGCCGAACTGCTGAAGATCCTCTACGCGGAAGCGGAACAGAGCAGGCACGAGATCACCGGCCGCGAGAGCGACCTGTTCGACAAGACGCTGACCGGTGAGACCCGCCGGCATCTCGCGGCCCGCATCCGGCAGGCCAACGACCTCGTCGACGGGATGAACGCGCGCCTGGAGCGGGTGCGGACGGCGTCCAGGGTCGCCGTCCGGCTGGTCTGGCAGGTCTCCCCCGATCTGCCGCCGGGCACCAAGACCGCGCGGGACCTGCTCCTGAAGGATCCGGACGAGCTGACCACCGAGGACCGCGCGTCGCTGCACAAGTTCTTCCGCGAGCGCGTCGAACAGGCCAAGGCGGACGACACCGCGACCAGCTGGGAACAGCAGCTCGCGCAGGTCTTCGACTACACGTCCTGGCACCGGTTCGTGGTCAAGGTGGACCGTGCCAACGGGGCGGGCTGGCAGCTGCTGACCAAGAAGCTGCACGGCGCGCTTTCCGGTGGGGAGAAGGCGATCGCGCTGCACCTGCCGCTGTTCGCCGCCGTCGCCGCGCACTACCAGGCCGTACCCGAGGCACCGAGGGTGATCCTGCTCGACGAGGTGTTCGTCGGCGTCGACACCACCAACCGAGGACAGGTGTTCGGACTGCTGTCCGCACTCGACCTCGACCTGATGCTGACGTCCGACCACGAGTGGTGCACCTACGCCGAACTCGGCGGTGTCGGGATCCACCAGCTCATCACCGGCGGCGACGGTGACGACGCCGTCACCACGGCTCGGTTCACCTGGAACGGCCACGACCTCCTGCCCGCCGGACATTAG